One Actinoplanes missouriensis 431 DNA segment encodes these proteins:
- a CDS encoding ABC transporter ATP-binding protein yields the protein MNGRLRGANLDLSYGDVQVTKNLDIPVADGRISVIIGPNGCGKSTVLRALGRLLRPGGGEVLLDGRRIDRTPTRDVARVLGVLPQSPAAPDGLTVADLVMRGRHPHQSWFRQWSGDDESLVADALRWTGMLEYASRPVDALSGGQRQRAWISMALAQGTDLLLLDEPTTFLDLAHQIDVLDLIRRLHREKGRTVVMVLHDLSLAARYADVLIAMKDGRIVASGAPEEVLTPELLDEVFGLHAMVVPDPATGTPLVVPIPRTT from the coding sequence GTGAACGGGAGGCTTCGCGGGGCGAACCTCGACCTGTCATACGGCGATGTCCAAGTCACGAAAAATCTGGACATACCCGTGGCGGATGGTCGGATCTCGGTGATCATCGGGCCGAACGGCTGCGGGAAGTCGACGGTGCTGCGCGCCCTCGGCCGCCTGCTGCGACCCGGCGGGGGAGAGGTCCTCCTCGACGGCCGCCGCATCGACCGGACGCCCACCCGCGACGTGGCCCGCGTCCTCGGCGTCCTGCCGCAGTCCCCGGCCGCCCCCGACGGACTCACCGTCGCCGACCTGGTGATGCGCGGCCGCCATCCGCACCAGTCGTGGTTCCGCCAGTGGTCCGGCGACGACGAGAGCCTGGTAGCCGACGCGCTGCGCTGGACCGGCATGCTGGAGTACGCCTCCCGCCCGGTCGACGCCCTCTCCGGCGGCCAGCGCCAGCGCGCCTGGATCAGCATGGCGCTCGCCCAGGGCACCGACCTGCTGCTGCTCGACGAGCCGACCACGTTCCTCGACCTCGCCCACCAGATCGACGTCCTCGACCTGATCCGCCGCCTGCACCGGGAGAAGGGGCGCACGGTCGTGATGGTCCTGCATGATCTGTCACTGGCCGCCCGATATGCCGACGTCCTGATAGCGATGAAGGACGGCCGGATCGTCGCCTCGGGCGCGCCGGAGGAGGTGCTGACCCCCGAACTGCTGGACGAGGTCTTCGGCCTCCACGCGATGGTCGTCCCCGATCCGGCCACGGGCACTCCACTGGTGGTCCCCATCCCCCGGAC
- a CDS encoding FecCD family ABC transporter permease: MSSLLLPGRRVLRAGPVSASVPIRTVAVTLLALVATVAAGVAAVGHGDFPISPETVWQVATGGGTRIERHILLNLRLPRVLCGLLAGAALAVAGALTQTFARNPLASPDVLGVTFGASAGAVTAIVLGIGAVPFAALGGALLSAAGIYLLAWKQGIDGYRLVLIGLGAGQLLAAVTSWLLLRADQTDLTRASIWLTGSLAGRDWSQVRPLALALLVLLPAALATGLALRVLQFGDDTARGLGLRLPSAQLAVVVVAAALAAAAVAAAGPIEFVAFVVPQIALRLCGGSRPPLVASAVLGALLVVGCDLLARIVVAPAELPVGLVTAIVGTPYLLWLLVRGSRRISA; encoded by the coding sequence GTGAGTTCGCTGCTTCTTCCCGGCCGGCGCGTGCTCCGGGCCGGGCCGGTCTCGGCGTCGGTGCCGATCCGGACCGTCGCCGTCACGCTGCTGGCGCTGGTCGCCACCGTCGCGGCCGGGGTCGCCGCGGTCGGGCACGGCGACTTCCCGATCAGCCCGGAGACCGTCTGGCAGGTCGCCACCGGCGGCGGCACCCGCATCGAACGGCACATCCTGCTCAACCTGCGACTGCCGCGGGTGCTCTGCGGCCTGCTCGCCGGCGCCGCCCTCGCGGTCGCCGGAGCGCTCACCCAGACGTTCGCCCGCAACCCCCTGGCCAGCCCGGACGTCCTCGGCGTCACGTTCGGCGCGTCCGCCGGGGCGGTCACCGCGATCGTGCTCGGCATCGGTGCCGTCCCGTTCGCCGCGCTCGGCGGGGCGCTGCTCAGCGCGGCCGGCATCTACCTGCTCGCCTGGAAGCAGGGCATCGACGGCTATCGCCTGGTGCTGATCGGGCTCGGCGCCGGACAGCTGCTCGCCGCGGTCACCTCCTGGCTGCTGCTCCGCGCCGACCAGACCGACCTGACCCGGGCGAGCATCTGGCTGACCGGCTCGCTCGCCGGTCGTGACTGGTCACAGGTCCGGCCGCTCGCCCTTGCCCTGCTCGTGCTGCTGCCGGCGGCGCTCGCCACCGGCCTGGCGCTGCGGGTGCTGCAGTTCGGCGACGACACGGCGCGGGGATTGGGATTACGGCTGCCGAGCGCCCAGCTCGCCGTGGTGGTGGTCGCGGCCGCGCTAGCCGCCGCGGCGGTGGCGGCCGCCGGGCCGATCGAGTTCGTCGCGTTCGTGGTGCCGCAGATAGCGTTGCGGCTCTGCGGCGGGAGCCGGCCGCCGCTCGTCGCGTCGGCGGTGCTCGGTGCGCTGCTCGTGGTGGGGTGCGACCTGCTGGCGCGGATCGTGGTGGCGCCGGCGGAGTTGCCGGTCGGGCTGGTCACGGCGATCGTGGGGACGCCGTACTTGTTGTGGTTGTTGGTGCGAGGCTCGCGGAGGATCAGCGCGTGA
- a CDS encoding FecCD family ABC transporter permease, with protein sequence MTAGALTRTGRGSRLTALAGLLLLAGVAVLLSLGLGAQTLHPSDVWQALVHPDGSDATAVVRELRGPRTLLGVLVGLALGAAGALMQGHTRNPIADPGLLGVSAGASFAVVVAIAFLGITHFQGYVYFAFAGSLGASVLVFALGRAGAGGPTPVTLALAGMALSALLASFTSSILISDPETLSVFRFWVVGSLAGRDWATAWAVLPFIAAGLVVAAVNAPALNALGLGEDVARALGQNVAAARTVGVAAIVLLAGAATAAAGPLAFAGLIVPHIARLITGPDHRWLIPFSALLGVSLILVADVVGRLIASPAELQTGIVLAFVGAPFFIWLVRRIRMVRL encoded by the coding sequence GTGACAGCCGGGGCACTCACCCGCACCGGGCGAGGATCCCGGCTCACCGCTCTCGCCGGGCTGCTGCTTCTCGCCGGCGTCGCGGTGCTGCTCAGCCTCGGGCTCGGCGCGCAGACCCTGCACCCGTCCGACGTGTGGCAGGCGCTCGTCCACCCGGACGGCTCGGACGCCACCGCCGTGGTGCGGGAGCTGCGCGGGCCCCGTACCCTGTTGGGGGTCTTGGTGGGGTTGGCCCTCGGCGCGGCCGGTGCGCTGATGCAGGGGCACACGCGCAACCCGATCGCCGACCCCGGCCTGCTCGGCGTCTCGGCGGGCGCCTCCTTCGCCGTCGTCGTCGCCATCGCTTTCCTGGGCATAACCCACTTCCAGGGGTACGTGTATTTCGCGTTCGCTGGTTCGCTGGGAGCGAGCGTGCTCGTCTTCGCCCTCGGCAGAGCCGGCGCGGGCGGCCCGACCCCGGTGACCCTCGCGCTGGCCGGCATGGCGCTCAGCGCGCTGCTCGCCTCGTTCACCTCCTCGATCCTGATCAGTGACCCGGAGACGCTGTCGGTGTTCCGGTTCTGGGTGGTCGGCTCGCTCGCCGGGCGTGACTGGGCGACGGCCTGGGCGGTGCTGCCGTTCATCGCCGCCGGACTCGTGGTCGCGGCCGTCAACGCCCCGGCCCTGAACGCCCTCGGGCTCGGCGAGGACGTGGCCCGCGCGCTCGGGCAGAACGTCGCCGCCGCCCGTACCGTCGGGGTCGCGGCCATCGTGCTCCTGGCCGGCGCCGCCACCGCCGCGGCGGGACCCCTCGCGTTCGCCGGCCTGATCGTCCCGCACATCGCACGCCTGATCACCGGGCCTGACCACCGCTGGCTGATCCCGTTCTCGGCGCTGCTCGGCGTGAGCCTGATCCTGGTCGCGGACGTGGTGGGGCGGCTCATCGCGAGCCCGGCGGAGTTGCAGACCGGGATCGTGCTGGCGTTCGTGGGTGCGCCGTTCTTCATCTGGCTGGTCCGGCGGATCCGGATGGTGCGGTTGTGA
- a CDS encoding iron-siderophore ABC transporter substrate-binding protein, protein MNRVLTSLLALTLTAGALAACGSSDDETATPDAGSSGAAAGAFPVTVTHKLGTTTLEKSPERIVALSDADIDALLLLGIQPVGIAQSVAEGGINPWAKPKITGTPVQLVMGETGVDPEEVAKLNPDLVLAGGDYYIDQEYKALSPLVPTTAYETGPFEDPWQTTLRQVAKLVGKVDQGEQIITDVQAKVDGVKTQHPALAGKTFTISQVFEAGTIGVLRSGSDVTVKAFNDLGMKLAPAVAALPGDEFAVTLSLEKIATIDADVMLIYYTEPQLKTALEANTLFKNLPAVKGGKYIALGADEFMALRNPSPLSVPYFIDNTVPAVAKAAGA, encoded by the coding sequence TTGAACCGTGTTCTCACCTCCCTTCTAGCCCTCACTCTCACCGCCGGCGCGCTGGCCGCCTGCGGATCCTCCGATGACGAGACCGCCACACCGGATGCCGGATCGTCCGGGGCCGCCGCGGGGGCGTTCCCGGTGACGGTCACCCACAAGCTCGGCACCACCACCCTGGAGAAGTCGCCCGAGCGCATCGTCGCGCTCTCCGACGCCGACATCGACGCGCTGCTGCTGCTCGGCATCCAGCCGGTCGGGATCGCCCAGTCGGTCGCCGAGGGCGGCATCAACCCGTGGGCCAAGCCGAAGATCACCGGCACGCCCGTGCAGCTGGTCATGGGCGAGACCGGGGTCGACCCGGAGGAGGTCGCCAAGCTCAACCCGGACCTGGTGCTGGCCGGTGGCGACTACTACATCGACCAGGAGTACAAGGCGCTGTCGCCGCTCGTGCCGACCACCGCGTACGAGACCGGGCCGTTCGAGGACCCGTGGCAGACCACCCTGCGCCAGGTCGCCAAGCTCGTCGGCAAGGTGGACCAGGGCGAGCAGATCATCACCGACGTCCAGGCCAAGGTGGACGGGGTGAAGACACAACACCCGGCCCTGGCGGGCAAGACCTTCACCATCTCCCAGGTGTTCGAAGCCGGCACGATCGGTGTGCTGCGGTCCGGCTCCGACGTCACGGTCAAGGCCTTCAACGACCTCGGGATGAAGCTGGCGCCCGCCGTCGCGGCGCTGCCCGGCGACGAGTTCGCGGTCACGCTCAGCCTCGAGAAGATCGCCACGATCGACGCCGACGTGATGCTGATCTACTACACCGAGCCGCAGCTGAAGACCGCCCTCGAGGCGAACACGCTGTTCAAGAACCTGCCGGCGGTCAAGGGCGGTAAGTACATCGCGCTCGGCGCCGACGAGTTCATGGCGCTGCGCAACCCGAGCCCGCTGTCGGTGCCGTACTTCATCGACAACACCGTCCCGGCCGTCGCCAAGGCGGCCGGAGCCTGA
- a CDS encoding ABC transporter substrate-binding protein, whose translation MSYSNLSLSRRGLLAAGGAAGLGALLSACGSNEETGSSSSAASAPAAAAGPWSFTDDQPKDLKADKTPSKIVAFTGTAAALVDLGLQDKIVGVFGETKKADGTAEDQAGDLDISKVEIIGNAWGEFSVEKYAALSPELLITHMFDPGAYWYIPDESKDKILGLAPTATITVGRVPLTKPIERYAALAASLGADLNAPKVAEAKARFEKAAADLSAAAKASGGIKVLAGSGAADIFYVSNPKVSSDIMYFKELGVDIIVPEKTDGGDYYESLSWENADKYHADIIFLDSRTGTLQPKDLASKPAWNALPAVKANQVFPWQAVPIYSWNGAAPLLEALTAAIKKSKKLA comes from the coding sequence ATGTCGTACTCGAACCTTTCTTTGTCCCGTCGTGGCCTGCTGGCCGCCGGCGGCGCCGCCGGTCTCGGCGCGCTGCTCAGCGCGTGCGGCAGCAACGAGGAGACCGGGTCCTCCTCCTCCGCCGCCTCCGCCCCCGCCGCGGCCGCCGGTCCCTGGTCGTTCACCGACGACCAGCCCAAGGACCTGAAGGCCGACAAGACCCCCAGCAAGATCGTCGCGTTCACCGGCACCGCCGCCGCGCTGGTCGACCTGGGCCTCCAGGACAAGATCGTCGGCGTGTTCGGTGAGACCAAGAAGGCCGACGGCACCGCCGAGGACCAGGCCGGCGACCTCGACATCAGCAAGGTCGAGATCATCGGTAACGCCTGGGGCGAGTTCTCCGTCGAGAAGTACGCGGCGCTCAGCCCCGAGCTGCTGATCACCCACATGTTCGACCCGGGCGCGTACTGGTACATCCCGGACGAGAGCAAGGACAAGATCCTCGGCCTCGCCCCGACCGCCACGATCACCGTCGGCCGCGTCCCGCTGACCAAGCCGATCGAGCGGTACGCCGCGCTTGCCGCCTCCCTCGGCGCCGACCTCAACGCCCCGAAGGTCGCCGAGGCCAAGGCCCGATTCGAGAAGGCCGCCGCCGACCTCTCCGCCGCCGCCAAGGCGAGCGGTGGCATCAAGGTGCTCGCCGGCTCCGGCGCGGCCGACATCTTCTACGTGTCGAACCCCAAGGTGTCGTCCGACATCATGTACTTCAAGGAGCTCGGCGTCGACATCATCGTCCCGGAGAAGACCGACGGCGGTGACTACTACGAGTCGCTGAGCTGGGAGAACGCCGACAAGTACCACGCGGACATCATCTTCCTGGACTCGCGGACCGGCACCCTGCAGCCCAAGGACCTGGCGTCGAAGCCGGCCTGGAACGCGCTGCCCGCCGTCAAGGCGAACCAGGTCTTCCCGTGGCAGGCCGTCCCGATCTACTCCTGGAACGGCGCGGCCCCGCTGCTCGAGGCGCTCACCGCCGCGATCAAGAAGTCGAAGAAGCTCGCCTGA